One Simonsiella muelleri ATCC 29453 DNA window includes the following coding sequences:
- a CDS encoding Spy/CpxP family protein refolding chaperone, translated as MKKLSLVIISLLTTAGMAFAATDVNTHPTSDHHGKPPFGEMREHGKREKSDLPRGFEKLNLTEMQKSKIKAIVEADKPAQHPQMDEASFKQKIQARQAAEQKLMSNKNFDEAAARQMILERQQERMNMERNRAEHELQMLKKRHAIFQVLTPTQQKQLQDEQQSRMGNFLNRKK; from the coding sequence ATGAAAAAATTATCTTTAGTAATCATCTCATTGTTGACCACTGCTGGCATGGCTTTTGCTGCTACTGACGTCAATACCCATCCTACGTCTGACCATCACGGCAAACCGCCATTCGGTGAAATGCGTGAACATGGTAAACGTGAAAAATCGGATTTACCACGCGGTTTTGAAAAATTAAATTTAACTGAAATGCAAAAATCCAAAATTAAAGCGATTGTAGAAGCCGATAAACCAGCACAACACCCACAAATGGACGAGGCCAGTTTCAAACAAAAAATCCAAGCACGCCAAGCCGCTGAACAAAAATTGATGAGTAACAAGAATTTTGATGAAGCCGCCGCGCGCCAAATGATTTTAGAACGCCAACAAGAGCGTATGAATATGGAACGCAACCGCGCAGAACATGAATTGCAAATGTTGAAAAAACGCCATGCTATTTTTCAAGTTTTAACGCCTACACAACAAAAGCAATTGCAAGACGAACAACAAAGCCGTATGGGCAATTTCTTGAACCGTAAAAAATAA
- a CDS encoding HdaA/DnaA family protein, producing the protein MNAQLSLDFDELDYPRFDQLLGNANAELIYFLQQKHDQFIYIWGEKGAGKSHILQAWVGQALQAGHRAIYIDADKTSLTAHLVADAEYVAIDQIEKLRSREQSVLFNLFNHFRNTRQGNLLLASDFHPAKLNLREDLRTRVAYCLAYEVQPLSRDEKINALKHLAKTRQLHIDPKIYEYLHDQWRQDMSHLLSIFDDLVAYSVAIGKPLTLNLVKQLLKQQESL; encoded by the coding sequence GTGAATGCCCAATTATCCCTAGATTTTGACGAACTCGACTACCCACGCTTTGACCAATTATTAGGCAATGCCAACGCCGAATTGATTTATTTTTTGCAACAAAAACATGACCAATTCATTTACATTTGGGGCGAAAAAGGCGCAGGCAAAAGCCATATTTTGCAAGCATGGGTCGGACAAGCCCTGCAAGCTGGACACCGCGCCATCTACATTGATGCCGATAAAACCAGCTTAACCGCTCATCTGGTTGCAGATGCCGAATATGTCGCTATTGACCAAATTGAAAAATTACGCAGCCGCGAACAAAGCGTTTTATTTAATTTATTCAATCATTTCCGAAATACAAGACAAGGCAATCTATTGCTTGCGTCTGATTTTCACCCAGCCAAATTAAATTTGCGTGAAGATTTACGTACACGCGTGGCATATTGTCTCGCCTACGAAGTACAGCCGCTTAGCCGAGATGAAAAAATTAATGCACTCAAACATTTAGCAAAAACACGCCAACTGCATATAGACCCCAAAATTTATGAATATCTACACGACCAATGGCGGCAAGACATGAGTCATTTGCTGTCCATATTTGATGATTTGGTGGCATATTCGGTGGCGATTGGCAAACCTTTGACACTGAATTTAGTAAAACAATTATTAAAACAACAGGAAAGCTTATGA
- a CDS encoding (2Fe-2S)-binding protein — translation MYVCICNAISDRQIQETVAAGATSLGDLQNQLGVATCCGCCAELASSYLSTNPAAAQTTITTQTSIQR, via the coding sequence ATGTATGTTTGTATTTGTAATGCGATTAGCGACCGTCAAATTCAAGAAACCGTAGCAGCAGGTGCAACGTCTTTGGGCGATTTACAGAACCAATTAGGCGTTGCCACTTGTTGTGGCTGCTGCGCAGAACTTGCCAGCTCTTATTTGAGTACCAACCCCGCCGCCGCACAAACCACAATAACCACACAAACCAGTATTCAGCGTTAA
- the recC gene encoding exodeoxyribonuclease V subunit gamma encodes MLHLYQSNRLEDLAEMLATLHAVQPVPSSFAPEQIVVQSQGMRRFINQYLAKKQGIAANIQFSLPAGFSFRLMRETMPDTPELNPFDTEVMRWRLLDLFQSDEFQQDEFQAARTVLHTYLQNGDYAAYQLAGQLADVFDQYLVYRPNWIETWHKGQLVDGLSDEQIWQAPLWRYLDDGRQTAPHRVQLWYNLMNILDNPPDWLPERFFVFGIATLAPMYLELLIRLSKMREVHIFALNPSAEYWGQVIEPSQILDKSEILDLSLQGHPLLASLGKQGRDFFDALAEADVAVDVSAYDDEYFSGSLLHQLQRDIQTQTLPENSQWREINQTDSENSLDYLKHHDRSIQIHSAHSPLRELQILKDQLLELLDKNPNWRPHDIAVLTPHIEPYAPYLQAVFGQETGSGQALPYSLSDVKLSRQQPFLYALEQVLDLLTSRFEVDKLLGVLDNEIILQKFDLTKKDLPLIHDTVAKLNIHWGANSEQRAQFGDRQRLFTWQQGLERIVLGWMLPENTRQSLWQGMSPWYTRPDYLEILSKFVLLIRVLTKSQQKWQKPADVAIWTERLRELVNQLFLPNDEDRDVIQKLEQSLSEWIAESELAHFHHNLSPEVVIQHIKRFLNQSDEAGFLRGGITFCGMVPMRSLPFKVIALIGLNDGDFPRNTKAASFDLIAKHPKKGDRARRDDDRYLFLEALFSARDVLYLSFVGKDIRTDEVRAPSTLLNELVDCVADMAGVSSGLLLSEWVVAHPLQAFSRQYFISNKSDNLIKSVNYNELISSRTDYADALNQPVKPLGDFFRQPEKLIHQSDELIEQNSFIQFWRNPIRSYLRDSLNWQPPYLHMEWDAKEPFEPTKIRLLSDAYVLARRKNQSFEELAQELTAQSLLPTGVLGKLVQRDFAAQAAMLDGELLHSPALAERSGMLHMESGSLNYRLNHLTQCGQMIYASQFLRESNEHGKLSASDKIELILQHLIFCAATPDNQTQTENRQTYLIQLPDVLTFPAVSQDEALTILNIWIKYYKQGINSPLPFFPRVQLAAANKLFDPKTGQLNREAAIKKAAEIYHKGYQGFAQEDYPEVKLVYGRNPDAEPPYLSDEFINLTIDLFENLQGSLKALEGKLENDEVEQ; translated from the coding sequence ATGTTACATTTATATCAATCCAATCGCTTAGAAGATTTGGCGGAAATGTTGGCAACTTTGCACGCCGTTCAGCCTGTGCCATCGTCTTTTGCGCCCGAGCAAATTGTGGTGCAAAGTCAAGGAATGCGCCGATTTATTAATCAATATTTAGCAAAAAAACAAGGAATTGCAGCAAATATTCAATTCAGCCTGCCTGCTGGATTCAGTTTCCGTTTGATGCGCGAGACCATGCCCGATACGCCCGAATTGAATCCGTTTGATACGGAAGTGATGCGTTGGCGGTTGTTGGATTTGTTCCAATCTGATGAATTTCAACAAGATGAGTTTCAGGCAGCCCGAACAGTGTTGCACACTTATTTGCAAAATGGCGATTATGCGGCGTATCAATTAGCGGGGCAACTGGCGGACGTATTTGACCAATATTTGGTTTATCGCCCGAATTGGATTGAAACGTGGCACAAAGGGCAATTAGTAGATGGATTGTCAGATGAGCAAATTTGGCAAGCACCGCTTTGGCGATATTTGGACGATGGGCGACAAACTGCGCCTCATCGTGTTCAATTGTGGTATAACTTAATGAATATTTTGGATAATCCACCTGATTGGCTGCCTGAAAGATTTTTTGTCTTCGGTATTGCCACGCTTGCACCAATGTATCTAGAATTATTGATACGTTTGTCAAAAATGCGTGAAGTGCATATTTTCGCATTGAATCCAAGTGCAGAGTATTGGGGTCAAGTTATTGAACCATCACAAATTTTAGATAAATCTGAAATTTTAGATTTAAGTTTACAAGGACATCCCTTGTTGGCATCACTTGGAAAACAAGGACGCGATTTTTTTGATGCGTTGGCGGAAGCTGATGTAGCGGTTGATGTGAGTGCGTATGATGATGAATATTTTTCAGGCAGTCTTTTGCATCAATTGCAACGCGATATTCAAACACAAACGCTGCCTGAAAACAGCCAATGGCGTGAAATCAATCAAACTGATTCTGAAAATTCATTGGATTATCTGAAGCATCATGATCGCAGTATTCAAATTCACAGTGCGCACAGTCCCTTGCGTGAATTACAAATTTTAAAAGATCAATTGCTTGAATTATTAGATAAAAATCCAAATTGGCGACCGCACGATATCGCTGTTCTCACGCCACACATTGAGCCGTATGCACCATATTTGCAGGCGGTTTTTGGGCAGGAAACGGGCAGTGGGCAGGCGTTGCCTTATTCGCTTTCGGACGTGAAATTGTCACGCCAGCAGCCGTTTTTGTATGCGTTGGAGCAGGTGTTGGATTTGTTGACCAGTCGGTTTGAAGTGGATAAATTGTTGGGTGTTTTGGATAATGAAATTATTTTACAAAAGTTTGATTTAACAAAAAAAGATTTGCCATTAATCCACGATACCGTAGCCAAATTAAACATTCATTGGGGGGCGAACAGCGAACAACGCGCTCAATTTGGTGATAGACAGCGATTATTCACATGGCAACAAGGTTTGGAGCGTATTGTGTTGGGTTGGATGCTGCCTGAAAACACGCGCCAATCTTTGTGGCAGGGCATGAGTCCGTGGTATACGCGCCCTGATTATTTGGAAATTTTGAGTAAATTTGTTTTGTTAATCAGAGTGCTGACTAAATCTCAACAAAAATGGCAAAAGCCTGCCGATGTAGCCATATGGACGGAGCGTCTGCGTGAATTGGTTAATCAGTTGTTTTTACCCAATGACGAAGACCGTGATGTGATTCAGAAGTTAGAACAATCACTTAGTGAATGGATAGCAGAAAGTGAATTGGCGCATTTTCATCATAATTTATCGCCAGAAGTGGTAATTCAGCATATTAAACGATTTTTAAATCAATCAGATGAGGCAGGATTTTTACGTGGAGGCATCACGTTTTGTGGCATGGTGCCAATGAGGTCTTTGCCGTTCAAAGTGATTGCGCTGATTGGTTTGAATGATGGTGATTTTCCACGTAATACGAAAGCTGCCAGTTTTGATTTGATTGCGAAACACCCGAAAAAAGGCGATCGTGCTAGGCGTGATGATGATAGATATTTGTTTTTAGAAGCTTTATTTTCAGCACGGGACGTGTTGTATTTGTCGTTTGTTGGTAAAGATATTCGCACCGATGAAGTCCGCGCGCCTTCTACTTTATTGAATGAGTTGGTGGATTGTGTGGCAGATATGGCGGGTGTGTCATCGGGGTTGTTGTTATCGGAATGGGTGGTTGCCCATCCTTTGCAAGCATTTTCACGACAGTATTTTATATCTAATAAATCAGATAATTTAATTAAATCAGTAAATTATAATGAATTAATTAGCAGTAGAACCGATTATGCTGATGCCTTGAATCAACCAGTCAAACCATTAGGCGATTTTTTCAGGCAGCCTGAAAAGTTAATTCATCAATCAGATGAATTAATTGAACAAAATTCTTTTATTCAATTTTGGCGTAATCCCATTCGCAGTTATTTGCGTGATTCATTGAATTGGCAACCGCCCTATTTGCACATGGAGTGGGACGCGAAAGAACCTTTTGAACCTACTAAGATTCGTTTATTATCTGATGCTTATGTTTTAGCCAGACGCAAGAACCAATCATTTGAAGAGTTGGCGCAAGAATTGACGGCACAAAGTTTGTTGCCAACTGGTGTATTGGGTAAATTGGTGCAACGTGATTTTGCGGCACAAGCGGCGATGTTGGACGGCGAATTGCTGCATAGTCCTGCTTTGGCTGAACGCAGTGGCATGCTGCACATGGAATCAGGCAGCCTGAATTATCGTTTGAATCATTTGACGCAATGCGGACAAATGATTTACGCCAGTCAATTTTTGCGTGAATCCAATGAACATGGTAAATTGTCTGCATCAGATAAAATTGAATTGATTTTACAACATCTTATATTTTGTGCTGCCACGCCTGACAATCAAACACAGACTGAAAATCGTCAAACTTATTTGATTCAATTGCCTGATGTTTTAACTTTCCCAGCCGTGTCGCAAGATGAAGCTTTAACAATTCTAAATATTTGGATAAAATATTATAAACAAGGAATTAATTCGCCATTGCCATTTTTCCCACGTGTGCAGTTGGCGGCGGCGAACAAATTATTTGACCCCAAAACAGGTCAGTTGAATCGTGAAGCGGCGATTAAAAAAGCAGCTGAAATTTATCACAAAGGTTATCAAGGATTTGCGCAAGAAGATTATCCTGAAGTTAAATTGGTGTATGGGCGTAATCCCGATGCTGAACCACCGTATTTATCCGATGAATTTATAAATTTAACAATTGATTTATTTGAAAATTTGCAAGGCAGCCTGAAAGCGTTAGAGGGTAAATTGGAAAATGATGAAGTGGAGCAATAA
- the galU gene encoding UTP--glucose-1-phosphate uridylyltransferase GalU — translation MRKHPRIRKAVFPVAGMGTRFLPATKSTPKEMLPIVDKPLIQYAVEEAIEAGCTEIIFVTGRSKRSIEDHFDKAYELETELALRHKDALLDQVQNILPQNITCLYIRQAEALGLGHAVSCAQAAIGDEPFAVLLADDLIDAPRGALKQMIDVYEKTGSSVLGVETVHPQETGSYGIVEVTPWHEFQRVQSIVEKPKPEEAPSNLAVVGRYILTPRIFELLENTGRGAGNEIQLTDGIASLLEYEPVLAHAFDGIRYDCGSKLGYLEATLAFGLKHPDTGAQFHDLVRRYASLEG, via the coding sequence ATGAGAAAACACCCTCGTATTCGTAAAGCGGTTTTTCCCGTGGCTGGTATGGGAACGCGATTTTTGCCCGCCACCAAATCCACACCAAAAGAAATGTTGCCAATTGTGGATAAACCTTTGATTCAATATGCGGTTGAAGAAGCGATTGAAGCAGGCTGTACCGAAATTATTTTTGTGACAGGGCGCAGCAAACGCAGTATTGAAGACCATTTTGATAAAGCGTATGAATTGGAAACCGAGTTAGCATTGCGTCATAAAGATGCTTTATTGGATCAGGTACAAAATATCTTGCCACAAAACATTACTTGCTTGTACATTCGTCAAGCGGAGGCGTTGGGATTGGGACACGCGGTGTCGTGTGCTCAAGCTGCAATTGGTGATGAACCGTTTGCGGTGTTGTTGGCAGACGATTTGATTGATGCGCCACGTGGTGCGTTAAAGCAAATGATTGATGTATATGAAAAAACAGGCAGTAGCGTATTGGGTGTGGAAACCGTTCATCCACAAGAAACAGGTTCGTATGGCATCGTAGAAGTAACACCTTGGCATGAATTCCAACGCGTGCAAAGTATTGTGGAAAAACCCAAACCTGAAGAAGCACCATCTAATTTGGCAGTGGTGGGGCGCTATATTTTAACGCCACGTATTTTTGAATTGCTGGAAAACACAGGTCGTGGTGCAGGCAACGAAATCCAATTAACCGATGGTATCGCGTCTTTATTGGAATACGAACCCGTGTTGGCGCACGCGTTTGATGGTATTCGCTACGATTGTGGTAGTAAATTGGGTTATTTGGAAGCCACGTTAGCTTTCGGTTTAAAACACCCTGATACGGGTGCGCAATTTCATGATTTGGTTCGCCGTTATGCGTCATTAGAAGGTTAA